A portion of the Babylonia areolata isolate BAREFJ2019XMU chromosome 4, ASM4173473v1, whole genome shotgun sequence genome contains these proteins:
- the LOC143281277 gene encoding DNA replication complex GINS protein PSF1-like gives MSVECLRFCNKNYIQSKFDILEVRIRREKTASVLQVSKMLAERALELVREQHRCAEGSLAPFNEDCIRQVLEEMRSLFEQNQRDTSATVAGEAGLFSGIQLRHTALERNKRCVLAYLNSRLEHIRNMRWEFGSVLPADVKYNLCEQEIQWFNNYNRTLANYMRTIGDTGGLDLTQDMKPPKSLYIEVRCVMDHGEFETQDGDIIVLRKNSQHFLLRSECEHLIRQGILEHIVHTM, from the exons ATGTCAGTCGAATGCTTGCGCTTTTGCAACAAAAATTATATCCAATCAAAATTCGATATATTAGAAGTGCGGATAAGGCGGGAAAAAACAGCTTCAGTTTTGCAAGTTTCCAAAATGTTGGCAGAAAGGGCGTTGGAATTGGTGAGAGAGCAACACCGTTGTGCAGAGGGTTCTCTTGCTCCTTTCAAT GAAGACTGTATAAGGCAAGTTCTGGAAGAAATGCGTTCTTTGTTTGAACAGAATCAGCGTGACAC GAGTGCCACAGTTGCTGGAGAGGCTGGCTTGTTCTCTGGCATTCAGCTGCGCCACACAGCCTTGGAACGTAACAAGCGCTGTGTTCTGGCATACTT GAATAGTCGACTGGAACACATCCGAAACATGCGCTGGGAGTTTGGAAGTGTGTTGCCTGCTGATGTGAAATACAACCTGTGTGAACAAGAA ATCCAGTGGTTCAACAATTACAACCGAACACTGGCCAACTACATGCGAACCATTGGCGACACAGGTGGACTTGATCTGACACAGGACATGAAGCCACCAAAATCACTGTACATTGAG GTTCGCTGTGTCATGGATCATGGCGAGTTTGAAACACAAGATGGAGACATTATTGTGCTGAGGAAAAACAGCCAG CACTTTCTCCTGAGGTCAGAGTGTGAGCATCTGATCCGGCAAGGGATCCTGGAGCACATTGTACACACCATGTAG